One stretch of Thalassovita sp. DNA includes these proteins:
- a CDS encoding DUF5906 domain-containing protein, translated as MQTSTYRHAKSGWEICEEFLDIIYGKENVGDVWVTGFEDIQNGANWFGMQGLSRLKARLMTADVVDLYFCTGRLKPNAERRTLSEVVDQPLLYADDIGTKVDPAKWTEMFLKGFPEPTFRIETSPGNETWLWKLEGDTGSVEHNTDLALIRAYMIEHGLTDALHDATRYLRLPWGHNSKPAYRDSKGRSPAVGYVDCSPEKTATLDQIGRVLIGGEDWRKADVPLAAQTSGAMAAAGGGSRPRDADMDDPLVQMAAVIGLDPSQRVKGVVDALCPNMEAHGARPETGFSFIGSDGACFCNHASCAELRTPDFLSMIRRRYEEHVEVLNATGKNDENLPASASMFETRIIFGANDPAKKRALQEEANALASRNERRAQQARETEEEAIARLVARFVYLKTGERFYDTTERQFYSPAGLSRHEAVTPTIKAGSKGMKLAANVLANHPDFQVVTGLAYVPGNEAAVVSAENEAGLKQPHINTWTPSKYASVKGTPELWLKVVYHLIDNDDYRNWFLDWLAWTVQNPSKRTPLIPLIVSGQGSGKDTLLRPYQEVLGTHNCTSITTSQLLGDFNSYLLNHLILLQEARLDSKGDAYLRLKDLTGNATGFVDINEKHQKVQRTRFSGNFIALSNNEDAIKGIDHDDRRFVPYVSGAQRLDAVFTPQDHLKLCDADEIGRVRYYLETRDISNFNPFEQPKDVSGSRRAIVEAGLSSTALAVLEMMSTGAFGKRGLVALDEVMTQLRIDKKMYQNPSLSEVKKGLKAANCFHAKPGNAAQVKVNGQMRRVWITPHAPEEFRNLKSVEAMTGNKLAAAYQKDLEQHKASLLANTS; from the coding sequence ATGCAAACATCGACCTATCGGCATGCCAAGTCCGGGTGGGAAATCTGCGAAGAGTTCCTTGACATCATCTACGGCAAAGAAAACGTCGGCGACGTCTGGGTGACAGGCTTTGAGGACATTCAAAACGGGGCAAACTGGTTCGGGATGCAGGGCTTGTCCCGGCTGAAAGCCCGCCTCATGACGGCGGACGTGGTGGACCTGTATTTCTGCACCGGACGTCTGAAACCTAACGCCGAGCGCCGGACGCTGAGCGAAGTGGTGGACCAGCCGTTGCTTTACGCGGACGACATTGGCACCAAGGTTGACCCCGCCAAGTGGACCGAAATGTTTTTGAAGGGGTTCCCGGAGCCGACGTTCCGCATTGAGACGTCGCCGGGCAATGAAACGTGGCTCTGGAAGCTGGAAGGCGACACGGGCAGCGTGGAACACAACACCGACCTTGCCTTGATCCGGGCCTACATGATCGAACACGGCCTGACAGACGCCCTGCACGACGCTACGCGCTATCTGCGCCTGCCATGGGGGCACAACTCCAAACCAGCCTACCGGGACAGCAAGGGCCGTTCCCCTGCCGTTGGCTACGTGGATTGTTCACCTGAGAAGACGGCGACACTGGACCAGATCGGGCGCGTCCTGATCGGCGGTGAGGATTGGCGCAAGGCTGACGTCCCCCTCGCCGCTCAGACGTCCGGGGCCATGGCCGCAGCTGGTGGCGGTTCGCGTCCGCGTGACGCGGACATGGACGATCCTCTGGTGCAGATGGCGGCAGTGATCGGCTTGGACCCCAGCCAGCGCGTCAAGGGTGTTGTGGACGCGCTGTGCCCCAACATGGAAGCCCACGGGGCGCGGCCTGAAACCGGGTTCTCCTTCATTGGCTCTGACGGCGCTTGCTTCTGCAATCACGCTTCCTGCGCGGAACTGCGGACCCCTGACTTTCTGTCCATGATCCGGCGGCGTTACGAAGAACATGTCGAAGTGTTGAACGCGACCGGGAAGAACGACGAGAACCTGCCCGCGTCTGCATCGATGTTTGAAACGCGCATCATTTTTGGCGCGAACGATCCGGCCAAGAAGCGCGCCTTGCAGGAAGAAGCCAACGCCCTTGCATCGCGCAACGAGCGCCGGGCACAGCAGGCGCGCGAGACTGAGGAAGAAGCCATTGCTCGTTTGGTCGCACGGTTCGTTTACTTGAAGACTGGAGAACGCTTCTACGACACAACTGAGCGCCAGTTTTACTCTCCGGCAGGCTTGTCACGTCATGAAGCCGTGACCCCCACCATCAAAGCGGGAAGCAAAGGAATGAAGTTGGCCGCAAATGTACTCGCCAATCACCCTGATTTCCAAGTCGTGACTGGTTTGGCTTATGTTCCCGGGAATGAAGCGGCTGTTGTTTCCGCTGAAAACGAAGCGGGCCTGAAACAGCCGCATATTAATACATGGACACCTTCGAAATACGCGAGCGTGAAGGGTACTCCAGAACTTTGGCTCAAGGTGGTCTATCACCTAATTGACAATGACGACTACCGGAATTGGTTCCTAGATTGGCTGGCTTGGACCGTCCAGAACCCCTCCAAAAGAACTCCGCTCATTCCCCTTATCGTGTCTGGTCAAGGGTCAGGAAAAGACACTTTGCTGCGCCCATATCAAGAGGTGCTGGGAACGCACAATTGTACCAGTATCACAACGAGCCAGCTTTTGGGTGACTTCAACAGTTACTTGTTGAACCATCTAATTTTGTTGCAGGAAGCACGACTGGATTCGAAGGGCGACGCTTACCTACGGCTGAAAGACCTGACCGGCAACGCAACTGGCTTCGTTGACATCAACGAAAAGCACCAAAAAGTTCAACGCACTCGTTTTAGCGGAAACTTCATCGCCCTTTCAAATAATGAGGACGCAATCAAAGGTATTGATCACGACGACAGACGCTTTGTTCCCTATGTTTCAGGCGCCCAGCGCCTAGATGCAGTATTCACTCCTCAAGACCACCTCAAACTTTGTGATGCTGACGAAATCGGGCGTGTGCGCTATTATTTGGAAACGCGTGACATTTCCAATTTCAATCCCTTTGAGCAGCCAAAAGACGTATCTGGCTCGCGTCGCGCAATTGTCGAGGCAGGCCTCAGCAGTACGGCTCTAGCAGTTCTCGAAATGATGAGCACCGGAGCCTTCGGTAAACGTGGGCTTGTTGCGCTTGATGAAGTCATGACCCAGCTGCGCATCGATAAGAAGATGTACCAAAACCCGAGCCTAAGCGA